In the genome of Cutibacterium equinum, one region contains:
- a CDS encoding site-specific DNA-methyltransferase, translated as MPELTWVGKDKVITHHLDVPYRVLDRQYSFDETGQHNDNNGSENMIIHGDNLEALKALLPKYEGKVDCIYIDPPYNTGNEGWVYNDNVNDPRIKKWLGEVVGKEGEDLSRHDKWLCMMYPRLRLLHRLLSPTGVIFISIDDNEAAPLRLICDEIFGNRCFVADICWQRTYSTRNDSKGIPAEVEHLLVFSKQPGWNPNKLERTEDMDSIYKNPDNDIQPWTSSDAFAPGAATHQGMVYAVQSPFTGEFIYPARGRCWTFEQSEVLRLMRGWTEYELRDLDDAEKRAEVCGIPVAAVKPDVLGIVLSKPLDEARADAQAVMDRGQWPRFYFTKGGYGGVRRKTYLDSVGGLLPTNFWPYDVAGHTDEAKKEVRAIFDGRVAFDTPKPTRLIERILKIATEPGDLVLDSFAGSGTTGQAVLNVNKQDGGERRFILVELGDYADTVTAERVRRTIHGFKDTRTEEHVLFEEKLTLSALRKGENLLAEATEIFEQARGNYTKVLRPKIVTKVTGKSGSSFVQVVARQEHEDDVSGTGGSFSYYELGSPLLIGGDLNPEVPLERVREYIWFTETGQAYESGSADIHADFLGRSVTGVAYFFAFDAEAPTVLDREYLASIPAECAAEAYVMYADTCVLSEQELAAHSITFKKIPRDITRL; from the coding sequence AGGCAAAGACAAAGTCATCACCCACCACCTCGACGTGCCCTACCGCGTCCTCGACCGCCAGTACTCCTTCGACGAGACCGGCCAACACAATGACAACAACGGCTCCGAGAACATGATCATCCATGGCGACAACCTCGAAGCCCTCAAAGCCCTACTGCCCAAATACGAAGGCAAAGTCGACTGCATCTACATCGACCCTCCCTACAACACCGGCAACGAGGGCTGGGTCTACAACGACAACGTGAACGACCCGCGCATCAAGAAATGGCTCGGCGAAGTCGTCGGCAAAGAAGGCGAAGACCTCAGCCGCCATGACAAGTGGCTCTGCATGATGTACCCACGCCTGCGGCTGCTGCACCGGCTGCTGTCACCGACCGGGGTCATCTTTATCTCGATCGACGATAACGAGGCGGCACCACTGCGGCTCATCTGTGACGAGATCTTCGGTAACCGGTGCTTCGTCGCCGATATCTGCTGGCAACGCACCTACTCCACACGAAACGATTCCAAAGGCATCCCGGCCGAGGTCGAACACCTTCTCGTCTTCTCCAAACAGCCCGGATGGAACCCAAACAAGCTGGAACGCACCGAAGACATGGATTCGATCTACAAGAATCCCGACAACGATATTCAGCCTTGGACCAGCTCTGATGCTTTCGCGCCTGGTGCGGCAACTCACCAAGGAATGGTGTACGCGGTCCAGTCTCCATTTACAGGGGAATTCATTTATCCTGCACGTGGTCGATGCTGGACATTTGAACAATCTGAAGTTCTTCGGCTGATGCGGGGTTGGACTGAATACGAGCTCCGTGATCTCGATGACGCAGAGAAGAGGGCTGAAGTGTGCGGCATCCCTGTCGCTGCCGTTAAGCCGGACGTGCTCGGAATTGTTCTGAGCAAACCCTTGGACGAGGCCCGTGCGGATGCCCAGGCAGTGATGGATCGCGGGCAGTGGCCACGCTTCTACTTCACTAAGGGTGGATACGGAGGAGTTCGACGCAAAACCTATCTCGATAGTGTTGGAGGTCTGTTGCCAACAAATTTCTGGCCCTATGACGTGGCCGGGCACACAGACGAGGCAAAGAAAGAGGTTCGCGCGATCTTTGACGGCCGGGTGGCATTCGATACCCCGAAGCCGACTCGGCTCATCGAACGGATCCTGAAAATCGCAACCGAGCCCGGTGACCTAGTGTTGGACTCGTTTGCAGGCTCTGGCACAACCGGTCAAGCCGTGCTGAACGTCAACAAGCAAGATGGCGGAGAGCGCAGATTCATTCTTGTCGAACTCGGCGACTACGCCGATACGGTGACTGCTGAGCGCGTTCGCCGCACGATTCACGGGTTCAAAGACACACGTACCGAAGAGCACGTGCTGTTCGAGGAGAAACTGACTTTGAGCGCGTTGCGCAAGGGCGAGAACCTTTTGGCGGAGGCCACGGAAATTTTCGAGCAGGCACGGGGCAACTACACGAAAGTGCTGCGGCCGAAGATCGTCACAAAAGTTACCGGCAAGTCAGGCTCATCCTTTGTTCAAGTGGTTGCACGACAGGAGCACGAGGACGATGTTTCGGGTACCGGCGGCAGCTTTTCCTACTACGAACTTGGCTCCCCACTACTTATTGGTGGCGACCTGAATCCTGAGGTTCCGTTGGAGCGTGTGCGTGAGTACATCTGGTTCACGGAGACTGGCCAGGCATACGAGTCAGGCTCGGCCGATATTCATGCTGACTTCCTGGGGCGTTCTGTTACCGGGGTGGCGTATTTCTTTGCTTTTGATGCCGAGGCACCGACTGTGCTTGATCGGGAGTATTTGGCGTCAATCCCGGCGGAGTGTGCGGCTGAGGCGTATGTGATGTATGCCGATACGTGTGTGCTGTCTGAGCAGGAGTTGGCGGCGCATTCGATCACGTTTAAGAAGATCCCTCGGGATATCACCCGCTTGTAA
- a CDS encoding DEAD/DEAH box helicase: MELKKYQKRVIADLTDYLAQLKEHSSLSEAFTAFWESRQIPVGRDGIPGYQNIIDEVPHVCYKVPTGGGKTFLACASVKPIFDALPLVRRRAVVWLVPSDAILTQTLAALKDPHHPYRQRLNADFTGRVEVYSKEELLAGQNFSPATVAEQLSVMVLSYDSFRSANKEGRKAYQANGNLAPFATALGAPEQPIENADETALFQVINQLNPVVIVDESHHATSNLSTEMLVNFNPAFILDLTATPKKQSNIISYVDALALKNENMVKLPVIAYNRSSQAEVVTDAIDLRQSLETAAAQQQAAGGRYIRPIVLFQAQPKTGEDATSFEKLRDKLVGTGIPAEQIAIKTANINELKGVDLLSPECEIRYIITVNALKEGWDCPFAYILASLANKTSQVDVEQILGRVLRQPHAARQRNQLLNMSYVLTSSNDFSATLEQIVAGLNSAGFSRRDFRAADESVLDFTPGSTAPAPQPQPGKPVDESVTADEDFLDFDENDVASGLEQRGTAAGETAEPGDAHAGLASMLEHAAQQGADYEHEAEQAAQLGDVFVPSDLEDTVDTTEMIADYRDEVSELKIPQFVIQTPPSVLFPTGGDGVDLLRNDALAADFVLRDKDIQLDLTIADEQMYKIDVKKQADVPRAFRMSASDQKIMREHFSRLSVESQKRNAAEAIYERLKPINSVNDSDLRSYIGRIADNFGPEDLLTYQERPNAVADKIRDKIKGLLEEYKTKKFYDAIETRHIDIRYTYNLPVVIQPIHSTSLIGGSLYEAEDQMNKDETEFAARFSGMENVRWWHRNIERKGFAINGPFNHYPDFIVMTTSGTVVMVEPKGEQLKNDDSRRKIKLGNKWASLAGNQFRYYMVFQDGVTPLEGALNQSQFFSILEQL, from the coding sequence ATGGAATTGAAGAAGTATCAAAAGCGTGTGATTGCCGACCTGACGGACTACCTTGCGCAGCTGAAGGAGCACTCGTCACTGAGCGAGGCGTTTACCGCGTTTTGGGAGTCACGCCAGATCCCTGTTGGTAGGGATGGTATCCCTGGGTATCAGAACATCATCGATGAGGTTCCGCATGTGTGTTACAAGGTGCCCACGGGTGGTGGTAAGACGTTCTTGGCGTGTGCGTCGGTGAAGCCGATTTTTGATGCGTTGCCGCTGGTGCGTCGCCGGGCGGTGGTGTGGCTTGTGCCGTCCGATGCGATATTGACCCAAACGTTGGCAGCGTTGAAGGATCCGCATCACCCGTACCGTCAACGGTTGAATGCTGACTTCACTGGCCGCGTGGAGGTCTACTCGAAGGAGGAACTGCTGGCCGGGCAGAACTTCAGCCCCGCTACGGTGGCTGAGCAGTTGTCAGTGATGGTGCTGTCGTATGACTCGTTCCGCTCGGCAAATAAGGAAGGCCGTAAGGCGTATCAAGCTAACGGCAATCTGGCACCGTTCGCGACTGCGTTGGGTGCCCCGGAGCAGCCGATCGAGAACGCTGATGAGACTGCGCTGTTCCAGGTGATTAATCAGCTCAATCCGGTGGTGATCGTGGATGAGTCGCATCATGCCACGAGTAACTTAAGTACCGAGATGCTGGTGAACTTCAACCCAGCGTTCATTCTTGATCTGACAGCGACACCGAAGAAGCAGTCGAACATCATCTCGTACGTTGATGCGTTGGCGTTGAAGAACGAGAACATGGTCAAGCTCCCGGTGATCGCCTACAACCGGTCTTCGCAGGCTGAGGTGGTCACGGATGCGATCGATCTGCGACAGTCACTCGAAACCGCAGCCGCCCAGCAACAAGCTGCGGGTGGGCGCTATATTCGCCCGATCGTGCTGTTCCAGGCGCAACCGAAGACCGGCGAGGATGCCACGTCATTCGAGAAACTGCGTGACAAGCTGGTAGGCACCGGCATCCCGGCCGAGCAGATCGCTATCAAGACGGCAAACATCAACGAACTCAAGGGTGTGGATCTGCTGAGCCCTGAGTGCGAGATCCGCTATATCATCACGGTCAATGCGCTCAAGGAGGGCTGGGACTGCCCGTTCGCCTACATTTTGGCGTCCCTTGCGAACAAGACCAGCCAAGTGGACGTGGAGCAGATCCTGGGCCGTGTGCTTCGCCAGCCTCACGCCGCCCGGCAGCGCAACCAGCTGTTGAACATGAGCTACGTATTGACCTCATCGAATGATTTCAGTGCCACGCTCGAACAGATCGTTGCGGGCTTGAATAGTGCAGGGTTCTCCAGGCGCGACTTCCGTGCCGCAGACGAATCGGTACTTGATTTCACCCCAGGGTCAACCGCGCCAGCTCCTCAACCGCAGCCCGGGAAACCTGTGGATGAATCCGTAACTGCTGACGAAGATTTCCTCGATTTCGATGAGAACGATGTCGCCTCCGGCCTGGAGCAGCGAGGCACGGCTGCAGGCGAGACAGCCGAGCCTGGTGACGCTCATGCCGGGTTGGCGTCGATGCTCGAGCACGCTGCACAGCAAGGAGCTGATTATGAGCATGAGGCAGAGCAGGCGGCGCAGCTTGGTGATGTTTTTGTTCCCTCGGATTTGGAGGACACTGTGGACACTACGGAAATGATCGCCGACTACCGTGACGAAGTCTCCGAGCTGAAGATTCCGCAGTTTGTTATCCAGACTCCTCCGTCGGTGTTGTTCCCAACTGGCGGTGACGGGGTGGATCTTCTGCGCAATGATGCGCTTGCCGCAGACTTCGTGCTGCGCGATAAGGACATTCAACTCGACCTGACGATCGCTGACGAGCAGATGTACAAGATCGATGTGAAGAAACAAGCTGATGTGCCGCGCGCGTTCCGCATGAGTGCCTCTGACCAGAAGATCATGCGGGAACACTTCAGCAGGCTGAGTGTCGAATCCCAGAAACGCAACGCTGCCGAAGCGATCTATGAGCGCCTTAAGCCGATCAACTCTGTCAACGATTCCGACCTGCGTTCCTACATCGGGCGGATTGCCGACAACTTCGGGCCTGAGGATCTGTTGACCTACCAGGAGCGGCCGAACGCTGTGGCCGACAAAATCCGCGACAAGATCAAGGGGCTGTTGGAGGAGTACAAAACCAAGAAGTTCTATGACGCGATCGAAACCCGCCACATCGACATTCGATACACCTACAATCTGCCGGTGGTGATTCAGCCCATCCACTCGACCTCGCTGATCGGCGGTTCGCTTTATGAGGCCGAAGACCAGATGAATAAGGACGAGACGGAATTCGCCGCCCGGTTCTCAGGCATGGAGAACGTGCGGTGGTGGCATCGCAACATTGAACGAAAAGGCTTCGCAATCAATGGCCCGTTCAACCACTACCCGGACTTCATTGTGATGACCACCAGCGGCACCGTGGTGATGGTCGAGCCTAAGGGAGAACAGCTCAAGAACGATGACTCCAGGCGCAAAATCAAGCTCGGCAACAAGTGGGCCTCGCTAGCAGGTAACCAGTTCCGGTACTACATGGTGTTCCAAGACGGTGTTACACCGCTGGAAGGTGCACTGAACCAGTCGCAGTTCTTCTCGATCCTCGAGCAGCTCTAA
- a CDS encoding HamA C-terminal domain-containing protein — translation MDAGDQLSMSLSRTSRDSGFNAIFTEVSHPHTLGLKNAEQLRLFHLAVQNSRFSHRDLISFLRLNLGRYVFSRAEIADYTVTDRTELIVYDAAGRMGTQDSGQGLGELMLYILLEQVLNAPKVLSKIELNQQAGHTRSRCDAIHLLTPDGGTPVSSIVFGTSSLSGDIQDAIDDAFDKIVQIETNSATECQLAEEQVFTTFLDSGTAKTIKELLIPQPGGAVSYDSSYGIFLGYNLGLLPGNYSNDDYRHQLDWKMGHDIAHHASYIANKITTLNLGTHAFYVYVLPFDDSDTDSVSIMDAVLQRGGKTSG, via the coding sequence ATGGACGCAGGTGACCAGTTGAGCATGTCGTTGTCTCGCACGTCAAGAGACAGCGGCTTCAACGCGATCTTCACCGAGGTCAGCCACCCTCACACGCTCGGATTGAAGAATGCTGAACAACTACGCTTGTTCCACCTCGCGGTGCAAAACAGTCGGTTCTCTCACCGAGATCTGATCAGCTTCCTACGTCTAAATTTGGGACGTTACGTGTTTTCCCGAGCCGAAATCGCCGACTACACAGTCACTGATAGGACTGAGCTGATCGTCTACGACGCTGCCGGACGAATGGGGACCCAAGACAGCGGACAAGGACTCGGGGAACTCATGCTCTACATCCTGCTCGAGCAGGTCCTTAATGCACCGAAGGTATTAAGCAAGATTGAGCTCAATCAGCAAGCCGGGCACACGCGTAGCCGCTGTGATGCCATCCATCTGCTTACCCCCGATGGTGGCACCCCGGTGAGCAGTATCGTCTTCGGAACCTCCAGCCTGAGCGGAGACATCCAAGACGCAATTGACGACGCCTTTGACAAGATCGTGCAGATCGAGACGAACTCAGCAACAGAATGTCAGCTGGCTGAAGAACAGGTGTTCACAACCTTCCTCGACTCGGGAACAGCCAAGACCATCAAAGAACTTCTGATCCCGCAACCTGGCGGGGCTGTTTCTTACGACAGTTCCTACGGAATCTTCCTCGGCTACAACCTTGGGCTCCTACCCGGCAATTACAGCAACGACGATTACCGGCATCAGTTGGACTGGAAAATGGGCCACGATATCGCCCACCACGCCTCCTATATCGCCAACAAGATCACAACCCTGAACCTAGGCACACACGCCTTCTACGTCTACGTCCTCCCATTCGACGACAGTGACACAGATTCCGTTTCGATCATGGACGCCGTGCTGCAGCGAGGAGGTAAGACCAGTGGCTGA
- a CDS encoding DEAD/DEAH box helicase — protein MAETPVNVGELVFNDIDSNGFLQQLYANLLYNYGLYRLRLPKREPYDVDVEAALRFADLLSKSTHPDNRDTHRVWAQEIALLCQILYPNDPLTQAYVPAIFTTLGNYPGLRQLGVTADTGFLDTAFNAYQAQYLTVPGDPAMKFFVPQKKIYERLTDGKFSFSAPTSLGKSFIMRTFITNQIKSGVKENYAIIVPSKALINETRSKLIADLGEDLERYDYRIVSAAGDIVLEGDHHFIFVLTPERLLYLLIGKPSIEFAYVFFDESHKLSGKNSRAPFYYQTVTILQHRPKPPHFIFASPNIPNPEIFLRLINPETGESEANAIATQYSPVVQFKYLVNLYDDTISSYNDYTQEFSHLASIERPGTTAADITRFVGESSRRLNNLGQTIVFHSARQRAVDAAREYAEGMANLNDEDLDALAKDIERDVHEDYYLSDLIRKGISYHIGYLPPAIRERIEGLFREGKIATLFCTSTLLEGVNLPADNLVITTNKIGRSGMTPVDFKNLIGRVGRIEFNLYGNVFIVVGQDLADEQKAKELLQASVPTQKLSIETDSHIISNRMKQDVVNDLQEGKIEFTKGNETYERYDMKRKFGLMLLRDITTGRQSLVREEFSDYLNEQTISRIHTAFAQRETQQDDDINVSVDQTESLADAIKAGLKYPQISQDGKFDYDTTLAFLERLASIFKWRIYDPETLGKTARGSNQLTLLRWYTVLLTQWMEGHGLRSIMNRALDYHLRQGTLYIAGKGEIRYENTLQHRNIVISEILKVLEDVILFSLSNYFLKFSNEYKKVHGVEQFKNDWYEYVEYGTTKQETILLQRLGFTRESATYIRTNISNALILHEGTPYLNPLLLESTNINVRKEANEIRYNVPEAFSLPSSYFPHHN, from the coding sequence GTGGCTGAGACCCCTGTCAACGTTGGGGAGCTGGTCTTCAACGATATTGACTCTAATGGCTTTCTCCAGCAGCTTTACGCCAACCTGCTCTACAACTACGGTCTTTACCGGCTCCGACTTCCGAAGCGTGAACCCTACGATGTTGATGTGGAAGCAGCTCTGCGGTTTGCCGACCTGCTGTCAAAATCCACCCATCCTGACAATCGCGACACCCACCGAGTGTGGGCGCAAGAGATCGCACTGCTGTGCCAGATCCTTTATCCAAACGATCCACTCACGCAGGCTTACGTTCCCGCCATCTTCACCACACTGGGCAACTACCCAGGACTACGCCAATTGGGTGTGACTGCAGATACCGGCTTCCTTGATACAGCATTTAACGCTTACCAGGCCCAGTATTTGACGGTTCCTGGGGATCCCGCAATGAAGTTCTTCGTCCCTCAAAAGAAAATCTACGAGCGCCTGACCGACGGCAAGTTCTCGTTCTCGGCTCCCACCTCGTTGGGTAAGTCCTTCATCATGCGTACCTTCATCACGAACCAGATCAAATCCGGGGTCAAGGAAAACTACGCGATCATCGTGCCTTCCAAGGCGCTGATCAACGAGACCCGTTCAAAATTGATCGCCGATCTTGGAGAAGATCTCGAACGGTACGACTACCGTATCGTCAGCGCCGCCGGGGACATCGTGCTCGAAGGCGACCATCATTTCATCTTCGTCCTCACCCCAGAACGACTGCTCTACCTCCTGATCGGCAAACCCTCGATCGAGTTCGCCTACGTCTTCTTTGACGAATCGCACAAGCTCTCAGGCAAAAACAGCCGAGCACCGTTCTACTACCAAACCGTCACAATCCTTCAACACCGACCCAAGCCACCGCACTTTATCTTCGCCTCACCCAACATTCCCAACCCAGAAATCTTCCTCAGACTCATCAACCCCGAAACTGGTGAAAGCGAAGCCAACGCAATTGCAACCCAGTATTCACCAGTCGTGCAGTTCAAATACCTTGTCAACCTGTATGACGATACGATCTCCAGCTACAACGACTACACCCAAGAATTCAGCCACCTGGCGTCCATCGAACGCCCGGGAACCACTGCTGCGGACATCACTCGATTTGTTGGCGAATCGTCACGGCGGTTGAACAACCTTGGCCAAACCATCGTGTTCCACTCAGCCCGTCAGCGCGCGGTGGACGCCGCCCGAGAATACGCCGAGGGGATGGCAAACCTCAACGACGAGGACCTCGACGCGCTCGCCAAAGACATCGAACGCGATGTCCATGAGGACTACTATCTCAGCGACCTGATTCGTAAAGGCATCAGCTACCACATCGGCTACCTCCCACCAGCGATCCGAGAACGCATTGAAGGCCTGTTCCGCGAAGGAAAAATAGCGACGCTGTTTTGCACCAGCACGCTACTCGAAGGAGTCAACCTCCCAGCCGACAACCTCGTCATTACAACGAACAAGATCGGCCGATCAGGCATGACACCAGTCGATTTCAAGAATCTCATCGGCCGCGTTGGACGCATCGAGTTCAATCTCTACGGCAACGTCTTCATCGTCGTCGGCCAAGACCTCGCTGACGAGCAAAAGGCGAAGGAACTCTTGCAAGCATCCGTGCCCACGCAGAAGCTCTCCATCGAAACCGACTCCCACATCATCAGCAACAGGATGAAACAAGATGTCGTCAATGATCTCCAAGAAGGAAAGATCGAGTTCACCAAGGGAAATGAGACCTACGAACGCTACGACATGAAACGAAAGTTTGGCCTCATGCTGCTGCGCGACATCACCACCGGCCGTCAAAGCCTAGTTCGTGAAGAATTCTCCGACTACCTCAACGAACAAACCATTAGCAGAATTCATACTGCCTTTGCACAACGAGAAACCCAACAAGATGATGACATCAACGTTTCCGTTGACCAAACAGAATCCTTAGCCGACGCCATCAAAGCCGGACTTAAATATCCACAAATCTCTCAAGACGGCAAGTTCGACTACGACACGACGCTGGCTTTTCTGGAAAGGCTCGCCTCAATTTTCAAATGGCGGATCTATGACCCAGAGACACTAGGCAAAACAGCACGCGGCAGCAACCAACTCACCCTGCTGCGCTGGTACACAGTCTTACTCACCCAGTGGATGGAAGGCCACGGGCTTCGCTCAATCATGAACCGCGCCCTCGACTACCATCTAAGGCAAGGAACGCTCTACATCGCTGGAAAGGGCGAAATCCGGTACGAAAACACACTCCAGCATCGCAACATCGTCATCAGCGAAATTCTCAAGGTACTCGAAGATGTGATCCTGTTTAGCCTGTCTAACTATTTCCTGAAGTTCTCCAACGAATACAAGAAAGTCCATGGTGTCGAGCAATTCAAAAACGACTGGTACGAATACGTCGAATACGGTACAACGAAGCAAGAAACCATCCTGCTCCAACGACTCGGATTCACCCGTGAAAGCGCCACCTACATTCGTACCAACATTTCTAACGCACTCATCCTTCACGAGGGAACTCCCTACTTGAACCCCCTCCTCCTCGAAAGTACCAACATCAACGTTCGCAAAGAAGCCAACGAAATCCGTTACAACGTGCCTGAAGCGTTCTCGCTCCCAAGTAGCTACTTTCCGCACCATAACTAA
- a CDS encoding AlbA family DNA-binding domain-containing protein — translation MATSALHRELGVPARTPVTYELLCKLAEHGVREQSDLDFKQTLYHPKNEKDKRELVKDVCAMANSGGGWIICGIAEDDSAAAHAPGVNLAITSETDVHQLLESRLDPPVTVDIRIYESANRDTTLVALRVPDSPNKPHLVRATKTDGQELVDTRTFRVPLRKGASTVWLDERTIRSLYRKSLSIAEETEALKIHRLEELAAKAADEFPGVALALVLSPHDPLSGKLNKQEVQKLLQDVDSDRFTLNQGYSSLHGISGSLIVGDRRYIGKQSSNRRHRLGTACSPRPTWRSTHHHPQKRRRLGKQSSSPPK, via the coding sequence ATGGCAACATCTGCTCTCCACCGTGAACTTGGAGTACCGGCACGCACGCCCGTGACCTATGAGCTTCTTTGTAAACTCGCTGAGCACGGCGTCCGCGAGCAATCTGACCTCGACTTTAAACAAACGCTCTACCACCCGAAGAACGAGAAGGATAAGCGAGAACTCGTCAAGGACGTGTGCGCCATGGCTAATTCCGGAGGTGGTTGGATCATCTGTGGCATAGCCGAAGACGACAGTGCCGCCGCCCATGCCCCTGGAGTCAACCTGGCAATAACGAGTGAGACAGATGTACACCAGCTTCTAGAAAGCCGACTTGACCCACCAGTGACTGTTGACATCCGTATCTACGAAAGCGCGAACCGAGATACAACTCTCGTAGCTCTACGCGTTCCTGATTCTCCAAATAAGCCACACTTAGTGCGAGCTACGAAGACTGACGGTCAAGAGCTTGTGGACACAAGAACTTTTCGAGTTCCACTTCGAAAAGGCGCAAGTACAGTCTGGCTAGACGAAAGGACAATTCGCAGTCTGTATCGCAAGAGCCTCAGCATCGCCGAAGAAACAGAAGCCCTGAAAATTCACCGCCTTGAGGAACTTGCAGCTAAGGCTGCCGATGAGTTCCCTGGTGTCGCGCTTGCGCTAGTGCTCAGCCCCCACGACCCGCTTTCGGGAAAACTCAACAAACAAGAGGTTCAAAAGCTACTCCAGGATGTCGACTCGGATAGATTCACGCTGAACCAAGGATATTCCTCCCTGCACGGCATATCTGGATCGCTAATCGTAGGCGATCGTCGTTACATAGGTAAACAATCTTCTAATCGCCGTCACAGACTCGGAACTGCATGCTCGCCTCGTCCCACATGGCGAAGCACCCATCATCATCCGCAGAAACGAAGGCGCCTGGGCAAGCAGTCTTCTTCGCCCCCGAAATGA
- a CDS encoding N-6 DNA methylase — MPLGDFADNTIDLFGDAYEYLMAMYASQAGKSGGEYYTPQEVSELLARITVVGKTEVNKVYDPACGSGGLLLKFAKVLGKENVRQGFFGQEINLTTYNLARINMFLHDINYEKFNLAHGDTLIDPAHWDDEPFEAIVSKRWIQTLIQNRSVRDWALAT; from the coding sequence ATGCCGTTAGGCGACTTTGCCGACAACACTATTGATCTGTTTGGCGATGCGTACGAATACCTCATGGCGATGTATGCATCCCAGGCCGGTAAGTCCGGTGGGGAGTACTACACACCCCAGGAGGTGTCCGAGCTATTGGCGCGGATTACCGTCGTCGGCAAGACGGAGGTCAACAAGGTTTATGACCCGGCCTGTGGGTCCGGTGGTTTGCTGCTGAAATTCGCGAAGGTGCTGGGCAAGGAAAACGTCCGCCAGGGGTTCTTCGGCCAAGAGATCAACCTGACGACGTACAACCTCGCGCGCATCAACATGTTCCTGCATGACATCAACTACGAGAAGTTCAACCTCGCCCACGGCGACACTCTCATCGATCCCGCGCACTGGGACGACGAACCCTTCGAGGCGATCGTCTCCAAACGTTGGATTCAGACGTTGATACAAAATCGTAGTGTGCGCGACTGGGCTCTAGCGACGTAG
- a CDS encoding type I restriction-modification system subunit M N-terminal domain-containing protein: protein MSPAISENQRAELHKTIWRIANDLRGSVDGWDFKTYVLGTLFYRFISENLTAYINEQERAAGDADFDYATFSDEMAVYGMQSTVEEKGFYIFPSELFCNVRARAAQDVNLNETLERVFKNIEGSALGTESEDDLKGLFADFDLNSNKLGSTVAQRNAKSVKLLDAVGGHAVRRLCRQHY, encoded by the coding sequence ATGTCGCCTGCGATTTCCGAGAATCAGCGTGCTGAGTTGCATAAAACGATCTGGCGGATCGCGAACGACCTGCGCGGCTCTGTGGATGGGTGGGACTTCAAGACCTATGTGCTTGGAACGTTGTTCTATCGGTTCATCTCCGAGAACCTCACGGCTTACATCAACGAGCAGGAGCGGGCTGCCGGGGACGCCGACTTCGACTACGCCACCTTCTCCGACGAGATGGCGGTGTACGGCATGCAGTCGACGGTGGAGGAGAAGGGGTTCTACATCTTTCCGTCGGAGCTGTTCTGCAACGTGCGTGCCAGGGCGGCGCAAGATGTGAACCTCAACGAGACTCTTGAGCGGGTGTTCAAGAACATTGAGGGTTCTGCTTTGGGCACGGAGAGCGAGGACGACCTCAAGGGATTGTTCGCAGATTTCGATCTGAACAGCAATAAGCTTGGGTCAACCGTCGCCCAGCGGAATGCCAAGTCGGTCAAGTTGCTCGACGCGGTGGGGGGACATGCCGTTAGGCGACTTTGCCGACAACACTATTGA
- a CDS encoding cupin domain-containing protein translates to MKINDNGPKPNAFDIETATKENTNYRTTAWTGKYLQVTLMSIPVGESIGLEAHPDTDQFLRLDSGKGRCVMGPAEDQLDFQQDVSDGWSIQVPAGTWHDVINTGDEPMQVYAIYAPVHHTPGIVQETAAKAEEDEKSGVDVPPEWSVQPDKTADDLHA, encoded by the coding sequence ATGAAGATCAACGACAACGGACCCAAGCCAAACGCCTTCGACATCGAGACCGCGACGAAGGAGAACACGAACTACCGCACCACCGCCTGGACCGGCAAATACCTGCAGGTCACCCTCATGTCCATCCCGGTGGGAGAGTCCATCGGCCTGGAGGCTCACCCCGACACCGACCAGTTCCTGCGTCTGGACTCCGGCAAGGGCCGCTGCGTCATGGGACCGGCTGAGGACCAGCTCGACTTCCAGCAGGACGTCAGCGACGGCTGGTCCATCCAGGTCCCGGCCGGCACCTGGCACGACGTCATCAACACCGGCGACGAGCCGATGCAGGTCTACGCCATTTACGCCCCGGTTCACCACACCCCGGGCATCGTCCAGGAGACCGCCGCCAAGGCCGAGGAGGACGAGAAGTCGGGCGTCGACGTCCCGCCCGAGTGGAGCGTCCAGCCCGACAAGACCGCCGACGATCTGCACGCCTGA